A window of Cucurbita pepo subsp. pepo cultivar mu-cu-16 unplaced genomic scaffold, ASM280686v2 Cp4.1_scaffold000390, whole genome shotgun sequence contains these coding sequences:
- the LOC111785164 gene encoding phospholipase A1-Ibeta2, chloroplastic-like, whose protein sequence is MQLITSTIPPQNLSGFQLCQSSFKYQISPLNPSAAKISNSRKTAAPFDVTRRHLANLDKLLKKTDPPTMLEPEPVHKDPNKGSIPIKGKGLLQDLNLARIWPGRKAAEDMSPKNLNRLHQLLSKTVEYSPKSSLGQRWREYHGCNNWSGLLDPLDENLRREVVRYGEFVQAAYQSFYSNPATSPNEAPLPHHVALLDRSYKVTKSLYATASVGLPGWVDEVAPDISWMTQRSSWVGYVAVCDDRREIARMGRRDIVIALRGTATCLEWAENFRAYQIKIPADNNTTTDEDSKVECGFLSLYKTAGAHVKSLSESVVEEIKRLTELYRGETLSITVTGHSLGAALAVLMADEISVCSPEIPPVAVFSFGGPRVGNKSFANRIESRNVKVLRIVNSQDVITQVPPVTYSHVGTELRVDTKMSPYLKPNADVACCHDLEAYLHLVDGFLSSKCPFRPNAKRSLARLMQDQKGNVKKLYMSKVKDLGLNPELQTSGCLPSPS, encoded by the coding sequence ATGCAATTAATCACCTCCACAATTCCGCCCCAAAATCTCTCCGGCTTTCAGCTCTGCCAGTCCAGTTTCAAGTACCAAATCTCGCCGTTGAACCCGTCGGCGGCCAAGATTTCTAATTCCCGTAAGACGGCGGCGCCGTTTGATGTCACTCGCCGGCATCTGGCAAACTTGGATAAGTTGCTGAAGAAAACCGATCCGCCTACTATGTTGGAGCCGGAACCGGTTCACAAGGACCCCAACAAAGGATCCATACCCATTAAAGGAAAGGGGCTTTTACAAGACTTGAACCTAGCCAGAATCTGGCCGGGGAGAAAGGCGGCCGAGGATATGTCGCCGAAAAACCTCAACCGGCTGCACCAGTTACTCTCGAAAACGGTCGAGTATTCACCAAAAAGCTCGCTCGGTCAGCGGTGGCGCGAGTACCACGGCTGCAATAATTGGTCCGGTTTACTCGACCCGCTTGATGAAAATCTACGCCGTGAAGTCGTCCGGTACGGCGAGTTCGTACAAGCTGCATATCAGTCTTTTTATTCAAACCCCGCCACGTCACCCAACGAGGCCCCACTCCCTCACCACGTGGCGCTTTTAGATAGGTCTTATAAAGTTACAAAAAGTCTCTATGCCACGGCATCAGTTGGTCTACCCGGTTGGGTGGATGAGGTAGCTCCGGATATCAGCTGGATGACCCAACGGTCCAGTTGGGTTGGATACGTCGCCGTTTGCGACGACCGCCGTGAAATTGCCCGTATGGGGCGGCGCGATATCGTCATCGCCCTCCGTGGCACCGCGACATGTCTTGAATGGGCCGAAAATTTCAGAGCTTATCAAATCAAAATCCCCGCCGACAACAACACCACCACCGACGAAGATTCAAAAGTCGAGTGCGGATTTCTCAGCCTATACAAAACCGCCGGAGCCCATGTCAAAAGCTTATCGGAATCAGTGGTGGAGGAAATTAAACGATTAACAGAGCTCTACAGAGGAGAAACATTAAGTATCACCGTAACCGGACACAGTTTGGGTGCAGCATTGGCTGTACTAATGGCAGATGAGATCAGTGTTTGTTCGCCGGAAATTCCTCCGGTGGCGGTGTTTTCATTCGGCGGACCGCGCGTGGGAAACAAAAGCTTTGCAAATCGAATTGAATCAAGAAACGTGAAAGTATTGCGAATTGTAAACTCACAAGACGTGATAACGCAAGTTCCACCGGTGACGTATTCACATGTCGGAACAGAGCTGCGAGTGGATACAAAAATGTCGCCGTACCTTAAACCCAACGCTGACGTGGCTTGCTGCCATGATTTGGAGGCGTATTTGCATTTAGTGGACGGATTCTTGTCGTCCAAATGTCCGTTCAGGCCAAATGCAAAACGGAGTTTGGCGCGATTAATGCAAGACCAGAAGGGGAATGTGAAGAAATTGTACATGAGTAAGGTGAAGGATTTGGGGCTGAATCCAGAGCTGCAAACCTCAGGGTGCTTGCCTAGTCCCTCCTGA